DNA from Candidatus Paceibacterota bacterium:
TCTGAAAGAAAACCAATTTCGTTTGAACCTTTTATTATTAATTTCCCAGAACCTTTAGGGATAATATTGTCTATGATAAAGCTGACACATTCTCCCTCGCAGTAAAGTTCTAAAGGTTCTTTATTAATAAAGGCATCCATCAAAGCGGACTTTGTGCTTACATCAACTACCAATAATTAAAACTAAGGCATTAATGCCTTAGTTTTAATTATTGCAGGAGCTCGTGGACTGAGTAACAACCCTTTTTAAAAAGAAATGTGTTTATTGCGCTAAAACTCAGCCGATCTCTTTCTCCTTTTCTATATTGCTTCAAGCTCATTCTTCGTCAGTCTCACATGTACTGTCCTTAAAGCATCATAAAGACCTGCAATATTCTGCATCGTTTATCTGTTGACAAATTTATTTTAAAAACCTATGATATTTACAATTATGTGTGGCTTGTTCATTAAAAATGAAATGAAATAATGCCAAATCTTAGGAGGTTAAATATGAAAACAATGTTATTTAATGGTCTACCAGCAGTGTATGAAAATGGCAAATGGATAATTGTTTCAGCGTCATTTGGTGACATAGTAAGTCTATCAGATGAGGAAATTTACAGTTCAGAAGTTAGAGACATTTTGGCCAAAAGGGGTTTTTTTGAGATTCAAAAGGATCAAGATGCAAATAACTCTTCTCTTGTAACGCTAATCACTACAAGTGACTGTAATCTAAATTGTAGATATTGCTTTGCCAATTCAGGCGTATCAAGAAAAAACATGTCAAGCGAAATTGCGATTGCATCAATAGAAAGGGCAATCAAAAATGCTCAAGGAAAAAAATTAGCCGTGTCTTTCTTTGGAGGAGAACCAACTATAACAGAAGATCTGATAAAAGAAGTCGTTGTTCTGGTAAACGAAAAAACTCGAAATACAAAAATAACGGAAGTAGAATTTTGTATATCTACCAATGGGATGACTACGCCCTCTTTCCTGAATTTCTTAATAGAAAATAATTTTACTATTACACTTTCCATGGATGGGATACCTAAGATCCAAGACTATCAAAGGCCACTGAAAAATGGCGGCAAATCATCCGAAATAGTTGAGAAAACGATAAGACATCTAGTGAGTCGCAATAAAGAGTTTATGATAAGATCCACTATTACGGATTATTCTGTGGATTACATGGTTCAGATGATAGAATGGCTACACCGCATTGGTGCGAAAAAAGTTCATTTTGAACCAATAAGCATCGCTGGAAGAGCAGCGATGATAAAAGAAAGTGGCAAAACATTGAAAAAACCATCTGCTAAATCATTTATCGAAAACCTTAAGGAATCCATAATCAGAGGAAATGAGCTGGGTGTTTCTGTATTGAATTTTTCATACATGAATCTTGTGAATACGCCTCAAGAATTCTGTAATGGGATAATGAATAATCGTTTCGCAGTTTCTTATACAGGAGACATTACCACATGCGTAGAAGTCCAGGACAAATGTCATCCAGCAGCAGAAACTTTCATACTAGGCAAATATAGCCATAAGACGAAACAGATCATAACCCTTAAAGACATGAGAGGACATGCTTGCAAAACAATAGCTAATACTTTAAAGAATGAAGATTGTACGAATTGTTTTGCAAAAAATGTATGTGGCGGAGGATGTCCTGTAAGAAATTTTCATACAACAGGAGATTCAATTATTGTAGATCCATATTGGTGCGAATTGGTCAAGGAAATGCTGCCTTTTGTTTTAAGACTGCTCGCCGAAGAAACATTTGACAAATAAGGGCTCAGGAATTATCCTTATAAAGGAGGTACCATCATGAAAATCAAGAAAGTTAAAGTACCCAAAGGAATTTTGATAATAAGAAAACATGGCAGTTGCCCAGATTAAAAAGGCAGACAGGAATCAACGTATTTCTGTCTTTTTTTAAAGAATTAAATTATAATATATTAATTAAGTATAGTTTGTAATTATAATAAATATGAATGCAGCAGAAAACAAAATAACTGATAAAAATATAGTTCCGAAGGTATTATTTCATCTCGTACCGAAAAATCTGTTTTTGAAGTATTTGAGCCAAAACGGAGATTATGATTGTAGAAATAAGGAAGAATGGGGAATGAACTCAAAATTTATTCATACAACGACAAGACGAAAGGATTTGAAAGAACAAATTGCAGATGTAAAATGGAAAAACTATCCTCGAGAGAGAGAGTTTGTCATGCTAAAAATTTATTCAAATAGAATAAAATCAGATCTTACTTATGCCATATATGACAGTATTACTTATTATCATATATGGGAAGCACTGGCAAATAATTCATTTGAAGTGATTGATGTAAATAGAAATGATGATGGCTCATTTAATATATAAAGATTGACTTAATGTTACGTTATCATATAAGAACTAATA
Protein-coding regions in this window:
- a CDS encoding radical SAM protein translates to MKTMLFNGLPAVYENGKWIIVSASFGDIVSLSDEEIYSSEVRDILAKRGFFEIQKDQDANNSSLVTLITTSDCNLNCRYCFANSGVSRKNMSSEIAIASIERAIKNAQGKKLAVSFFGGEPTITEDLIKEVVVLVNEKTRNTKITEVEFCISTNGMTTPSFLNFLIENNFTITLSMDGIPKIQDYQRPLKNGGKSSEIVEKTIRHLVSRNKEFMIRSTITDYSVDYMVQMIEWLHRIGAKKVHFEPISIAGRAAMIKESGKTLKKPSAKSFIENLKESIIRGNELGVSVLNFSYMNLVNTPQEFCNGIMNNRFAVSYTGDITTCVEVQDKCHPAAETFILGKYSHKTKQIITLKDMRGHACKTIANTLKNEDCTNCFAKNVCGGGCPVRNFHTTGDSIIVDPYWCELVKEMLPFVLRLLAEETFDK